One genomic segment of Helianthus annuus cultivar XRQ/B chromosome 14, HanXRQr2.0-SUNRISE, whole genome shotgun sequence includes these proteins:
- the LOC110906602 gene encoding uncharacterized protein LOC110906602 translates to MGNTDLAIEEHVFAIYTNAVFTQVQKEIIKGKFLCYITNQTESSNSSLLIDVTHLDKRNNITNVYQVMYNTVDQSASCSCRNFTRIGYLCRHVFCVYRLKNVERIPPQYINDRWRRDALPKQVFSISSRYGVNPHAPSIMRNEILDLVTECVDVARTDEDSLAKLVDQHMDFKINVLSKQPLFEVANPEVARNKGCGTHTRISGPGEKAKAKPPKRPKQLRLCKRCGLYVDDHDSRNCVKVAAMKAAKAAAEQQRQTAPGASPSD, encoded by the exons ATGGGCAATACTGATTTAGCGATAGAAGAGCACGTGTTTGCCATTTACACAAACGCTGTTTTCACGCAAGTTCAAAAGGAGATAATTAAAGGGAAGTTTTTATGCTACATCACAAACCAAACCGAGTCCAGCAATTCCAGTCTTTTGATAGACGTTACTCATTTGGATAAAAGGAACAACATCACAAACGTCTATCag GTTATGTATAACACTGTAGACCAATCCGCCAGTTGCTCATGCAGGAATTTCACACGTATCGGATATCTGTGTCGCCATGTCTTTTGCGTCTATCGATTGAAAAATGTTGAAAGGATTCCACCCCAATACATAAACGATAGGTGGCGCCGAGATGCCCTCCCCAAACAGGTTTTTTCAATTTCCAGCCGATACGGAGTCAACCCACACGCACCGTCCATTATGCGGAATGAAATCCTCGACCTCGTTACTGAATGCGTTGATGTGGCCAGAACCGATGAGGATTCGTTGGCAAAATTGGTTGACCAACACATGGATTTCAAGATCAATGTGCTTTCCAAGCAACCATTGT TCGAAGTTGCTAATCCAGAAGTTGCACGCAATAAAGGATGTGGTACTCATACTCGCATTTCCGGGCCCGGTGAGAAGGCAAAGGCAAAACCACCAAAACGTCCAAAGCAGCTTCGTTTATGCAAGCGTTGTGGTCTGTATGTCGACGACCACGACTCACGCAACTGCGTTAAGGTGGCTGCAATGAAAGCAGCAAAGGCAGCTGCTGAACAACAAAGGCAGACTGCCCCTGGTGCCTCACCCTCTGATTAA
- the LOC110906603 gene encoding protein FAR1-RELATED SEQUENCE 5-like: MPVDCSRSSEVPVRSPDVVISNKFMNSAFHDDEVMDNEQASQDSPMQFMPGAGSGSSHGPSLFAESSRGPLDGWPSNPNFVFDTPQGTHYWIPNIADKFIPVCGKSYPTFEDVLSMYKLYAFEAGFSVKKGQTKVWNGIPTHKYLRCSKYGKPQPKRTFDTLDESSLKPRRTNFTWCDCKASILVSISNDSYTVLSFNDIHNHELVESYNRDLSKISRKLSFSTKQFIHNMSLNRIGPMRAYRCLVALKGGHHNVNGTPVDFKNFSHQLRIFIGERDAQVFLERLRERFDNLPNFYFDYTVSNGKLSSVFWTDEISKLNYKAFGDVLAFDATYSTNRYKMVFVPFTGVDHHFQCVTFGAGLISTESIESYVWLLKAFLKAHGTQPTLVLSDQDPSMLQAVPMVFTESRHRLCMWYIMKKLPPRSLWMFSITLIFGPAFTGWFGMFISNMKRLSPAGMTSYKHLDFKTTAG; encoded by the exons ATGCCTGTTGATTGTTCGCGATCATCTGAAGTCCCTGTTAGATCACCGGATGTTGTGATCTCCAACAAGTTCATGAACAGCGCTTTTCATGATGACGAGGTTATGGATAATGAACAAG CATCCCAAGATTCCCCTATGCAGTTCATGCCTGGTGCTGGTTCTGGATCATCTCATGGTCCTTCTCTGTTTGCTGAATCATCACGCGGCCCGTTAGACGGTT GGCCATCGAATCCAAACTTCGTTTTTGATACCCCTCAGGGAACCCATTACTGGATTCCTAACATCGCTGATAAGTTCATACCAGTGTGTGGGAAATCTTATCCAACTTTTGAGGATGTTCTTTCCATGTATAAACTTTATGCATTTGAAGCAGGTTTTTCTGTAAAAAAAGGGCAAACTAAAGTCTGGAATGGAATTCCCACACACAAGTATCTTCGATGCTCAAAATATGGAAAACCACAACCCAAGAGGACTTTTGACACCCTAGATGAATCTTCTCTAAAGCCCCGGAGGACCAACTTCACATGGTGTGACTGTAAGGCAAGCATTCTAGTCTCAATCTCGAATGATTCATACACAGTTCTGAGTTTCAATGATATTCATAATCATGAACTTGTTGAGAGTTACAACCGTGATCTTAGCAAGATATCACGGAAGCTGTCATTCTCCACCAAACAATTCATTCACAATATGAGTCTAAACCGTATCGGACCCATGAGAGCTTATAGATGTCTTGTAGCTTTAAAAGGAGGGCATCACAATGTCAATGGGACTCCGGTGGATTTTAAAAACTTTAGCCACCAGTTGCGAATTTTTATTGGTGAACGCGACGCACAAGTTTTCCTCGAACGCCTGCGTGAGCGCTTTGACAACCTACCCAACTTCTATTTTGATTACACTGTATCAAATGGAAAGTTGTCTTCTGTATTCTGGACTGATGAGATTTCAAAGCTAAACTACAAAGCTTTTGGCGATGTCCTCGCCTTTGACGCAACTTACAGCACTAACAG GTACAAGATGGTTTTTGTGCCATTCACGGGTGTGGATCATCATTTTCAATGTGTTACATTTGGAGCGGGTTTGATATCAACCGAGTCCATTGAATCTTATGTGTGGTTGCTTAAGGCTTTCTTGAAGGCACACGGTACTCAACCAACTCTCGTGCTGAGTGATCAAGACCCATCCATGCTTCAAGCTGTTCCTATGGTCTTTACCGAATCACGACACCGTCTATGCATGTGGTATATAATGAAAAAACTCCCTCCAAG ATCTCTGTGGATGTTCTCGATAACACTGATCTTCGGTCCTGCATTCACTGGTTGGTTTGGAATGTTTATATCAAACATGAAACGTTTGAGTCCCGCTGGAATGACCTCCTACAAACATTTGGACTTCAAGACCACAGCTGGTTGA